The Lewinellaceae bacterium genome includes a region encoding these proteins:
- a CDS encoding SusC/RagA family TonB-linked outer membrane protein, which yields MKMYITKFHFLLILMVVSFSAFGQRTISGTVTDADNKEPLFGANILIKGLDTGTITDFDGKYSLEVPAGSDVLVFSYTGYNSQEVTIGSSNVVDVMLSGGQLLDEIVVIGYGSVRKSDLTGSVSKVGEEDFNKGAISSPQQLLEGRTSGVQIVGNSGAPGAATKINIRGTSSIRSGNDPLIVVDGIQLDNRSAEPGGDVTSLGRSQGSNPFAFIDPNEIASIEVLKDASATAIYGSRGANGVILITTKKGRTGKPSIEYNVQQGLSTILKRPDYLSGDAYRDALKAENLSSTNDYGDNVDGLDAILQSGYTNSHSLSVNGGGDDYSYRVFGSVFDQTGIIVGSGLRKYTGGVKSSFDAFDNKRLTFDFGLTASNVIQDDAAISDDSGYEGSLIGAALQWNPTKALKKADGSYDQDVLENRNPLALNDYINDQTNITRVIANVAATLKLVEGLNYKFSVSLDNARGERRVSANPLLNLNGIVGRGQAIVGNNQLGSVQYTHTLNYQKDITSGFSLNLLGGYEYLKYTNRGTNIFVTDLAPNSNLDYTDILESASNTDQRVEAFHDPDIELQSYFARGIFNFSDKYLVTATIRADGSSKFGVDNQYGIFPSFAAAWNIHNEAFAPDAFDNLKLRLGWGVTGNQEFPAGAAQEYYTYENGNLTQRNNPNSGLKWESSKQLNVGLDFAIMDYKITGTLDYFNKSTEDLILFVPLAQPNPSTEGRIYRNVDGTIQNSGIELGLNFALVEKENLRWNLSLNGTYLSNKVEGFGTAINTGAINGQGLTGAFSQRIADGQSLFAYYLPVWNGINSEGLSVYEDPVNGGETLIATVSSVKQFVGDPLPDVLFGLSTDLQIGNFDVVMNISGALGYQVYNNTANAVFVKGNIASGRNITSDLVGNGESINNSYPASTRYLEDGDHLRLSNLTVGYTFENLPGFLKGARLSLTGQNLLILTGYSGFDPVVNTNKAIEGIPSFGIEYTPYPTARTILAGLSVKF from the coding sequence ATGAAAATGTACATTACCAAGTTTCATTTTTTATTGATTCTGATGGTGGTAAGTTTTTCTGCGTTCGGACAAAGAACCATTTCGGGTACGGTTACCGATGCAGATAACAAGGAACCACTTTTCGGAGCCAATATCCTGATCAAAGGACTTGATACGGGAACCATCACGGATTTTGACGGAAAGTATTCCCTTGAGGTTCCTGCGGGGTCTGACGTTTTGGTCTTCTCTTACACAGGATACAATTCTCAGGAAGTTACCATCGGCAGTTCCAATGTCGTGGATGTAATGCTTTCCGGGGGACAGTTGCTCGATGAGATCGTCGTCATCGGATATGGATCTGTCAGAAAAAGCGATTTGACGGGATCGGTATCCAAAGTTGGAGAAGAAGATTTCAACAAAGGAGCCATTTCTTCTCCTCAGCAATTATTGGAAGGCAGGACTTCCGGGGTACAGATTGTAGGGAACAGTGGCGCGCCGGGAGCGGCGACAAAGATCAACATCAGGGGGACTTCATCTATTCGATCCGGTAACGATCCGCTCATCGTAGTGGACGGAATCCAGTTGGACAACAGAAGTGCTGAGCCGGGTGGAGATGTCACCAGCCTCGGTAGATCACAAGGCTCTAACCCATTCGCCTTTATTGACCCTAATGAAATTGCTTCTATCGAAGTGTTGAAAGATGCTTCCGCAACAGCTATCTACGGATCTCGAGGTGCCAACGGGGTAATCCTGATCACCACTAAAAAAGGGAGAACCGGTAAACCTTCAATTGAATACAATGTTCAGCAGGGATTAAGCACCATTCTGAAAAGGCCTGATTACCTTTCAGGAGATGCTTACCGCGACGCTTTGAAAGCAGAAAATCTAAGTTCAACTAATGATTACGGTGACAACGTCGACGGGCTGGATGCCATTTTGCAATCAGGTTATACCAACTCTCACTCCCTGAGTGTGAATGGCGGCGGTGACGATTACAGTTATCGTGTATTCGGTAGCGTATTTGACCAGACCGGTATTATCGTTGGTTCAGGACTTAGAAAATACACAGGAGGGGTCAAGTCATCTTTTGATGCTTTTGACAACAAACGGTTGACCTTTGATTTCGGCCTGACTGCTTCTAATGTCATACAGGATGATGCGGCCATATCTGATGATTCCGGTTACGAAGGTTCATTGATCGGTGCTGCCTTGCAGTGGAACCCGACCAAGGCTTTGAAAAAAGCAGACGGCAGCTATGACCAGGATGTTTTGGAAAATAGGAACCCACTGGCTTTGAATGACTACATCAATGACCAGACTAACATCACTCGCGTAATCGCTAATGTGGCGGCTACCCTTAAGCTTGTTGAAGGATTGAACTATAAGTTTAGCGTCAGTCTGGATAATGCCAGAGGGGAGCGCAGAGTTTCTGCCAATCCTTTATTGAACCTTAACGGGATTGTAGGTCGTGGCCAGGCAATCGTAGGGAACAACCAGCTCGGTAGTGTACAGTACACTCATACTTTGAATTACCAGAAAGACATCACTTCAGGATTTTCATTGAATTTGCTGGGGGGATATGAGTATTTGAAATATACCAACAGAGGTACTAATATTTTTGTTACCGATTTAGCGCCTAATTCTAACCTCGATTATACTGATATTCTCGAATCGGCCAGTAATACCGACCAGAGAGTGGAAGCCTTCCATGATCCGGATATCGAATTGCAGTCTTATTTTGCGAGAGGTATTTTCAATTTTTCCGACAAATATCTCGTCACAGCAACCATTCGTGCGGATGGATCCAGCAAATTCGGTGTAGACAACCAATACGGTATCTTTCCCTCATTTGCAGCAGCGTGGAATATTCACAACGAAGCTTTTGCACCGGATGCATTTGATAACCTGAAATTGAGATTGGGATGGGGTGTTACCGGAAACCAGGAATTCCCTGCCGGTGCTGCCCAGGAATACTATACTTATGAAAACGGTAACCTGACTCAGCGTAACAACCCTAACTCAGGGTTGAAGTGGGAGTCCAGTAAACAGCTTAACGTTGGTTTGGATTTTGCCATCATGGATTACAAAATCACAGGTACATTGGATTACTTCAACAAATCAACCGAAGACCTCATCCTTTTCGTACCATTGGCACAGCCAAATCCAAGTACAGAAGGTAGAATTTACAGGAATGTGGACGGTACCATCCAAAACAGCGGTATCGAGTTGGGCTTGAATTTTGCTCTTGTTGAAAAAGAAAACCTGAGATGGAACCTTAGCCTGAACGGAACTTATCTGTCCAACAAAGTAGAGGGTTTCGGAACAGCGATCAATACCGGAGCCATCAACGGCCAGGGTCTTACCGGGGCATTTTCACAAAGAATTGCTGACGGCCAGTCTTTGTTTGCATATTATCTGCCTGTTTGGAATGGCATCAACAGTGAAGGACTATCTGTTTATGAAGACCCTGTGAATGGGGGAGAAACCCTTATTGCTACCGTTTCTTCTGTAAAGCAATTTGTAGGGGATCCGCTTCCGGACGTCCTGTTTGGTCTTTCTACTGACCTTCAGATCGGTAACTTTGACGTAGTCATGAATATCAGTGGTGCTTTGGGTTATCAGGTTTACAACAATACAGCGAATGCGGTATTCGTAAAAGGTAATATTGCTAGCGGAAGAAATATCACTTCAGACCTCGTAGGCAATGGGGAAAGCATCAACAACTCTTACCCTGCTTCCACCAGATACCTCGAAGACGGCGATCACCTGCGTTTGTCAAACCTGACGGTGGGTTATACATTTGAAAATCTTCCTGGTTTCCTTAAAGGTGCAAGATTGTCCCTCACCGGTCAGAACTTGTTGATTCTTACAGGGTATTCCGGATTCGATCCTGTTGTGAATACCAACAAAGCCATTGAAGGTATTCCTTCTTTTGGTATTGAATACACTCCTTATCCAACGGCTCGTACCATTTTGGCGGGGCTGAGTGTTAAATTTTAA
- a CDS encoding alpha-glucosidase, with protein sequence MIFYPKWWKEQVIYQIYPRSFKDSNGDGIGDIPGIIEKLDYLKDLGVDIIWLGPVYPSPNDDNGYDVSDYRDIHPEFGTMADFDRLLTSLHEKGMKLIMDLVVNHSSDEHKWFQESRQSKDNPYRDFYIWKKGKNGGPPNNWTSFFEGSAWKYDEQTDEYFLHLFTQKQPDLNWENPVVRAEVFDIVRFWLDKGIDGFRMDVISLISKRLDFDDTPYENFVDTIKHIYSNGPRVHEFIREMYDKVLSHYDVMTLGEGPGISKTQGLQYVGHDRGELDMIFHLDHMFLGFGPGGRFDQEPYDLKAVKKVFKEWYDAMGASGWISIFLDNHDFPRMVSRFGNDQQYRVESAKLLAMLVLTMRGTPCIYQGSEIGMTNVQFGSIDDFRDVETLNFHKALLKNGMPESEFLRLANANGRDNVRTPMQWSDASHGGFTTGTPWIDVNPNYTEINVEKELRDEHSIYFFYQKLLSLRKGNETLVYGTFEDLSEGANDLFIYQRTAKEEQYTIVLNFSDHENGAALSSAPGSLILSNYDPVKTSLQPWEARLYRKKLN encoded by the coding sequence ATGATATTTTACCCTAAATGGTGGAAGGAACAGGTTATTTACCAGATTTATCCACGCAGTTTCAAGGATAGCAACGGGGACGGCATCGGAGATATTCCCGGCATTATCGAAAAGCTCGATTACCTCAAAGATCTCGGGGTAGACATCATTTGGCTCGGTCCTGTTTATCCTTCCCCTAACGATGATAATGGCTACGATGTAAGTGATTACAGGGATATTCATCCGGAATTCGGCACCATGGCTGATTTTGACCGTTTGCTGACTTCTCTCCATGAAAAAGGAATGAAACTCATCATGGACCTGGTGGTCAACCACAGCTCCGATGAACACAAATGGTTCCAGGAATCCCGACAATCCAAGGACAATCCCTATCGCGATTTTTACATCTGGAAAAAGGGCAAGAACGGAGGACCTCCAAACAACTGGACTTCCTTTTTTGAGGGAAGCGCCTGGAAATACGACGAACAAACCGACGAGTATTTTCTTCACCTGTTTACGCAAAAGCAACCCGACCTCAACTGGGAAAACCCGGTCGTCAGGGCCGAAGTTTTTGACATTGTCAGGTTTTGGCTCGATAAAGGCATTGACGGCTTCAGGATGGATGTCATTTCGCTGATCTCCAAACGGCTGGATTTTGACGATACTCCCTACGAAAATTTTGTGGATACCATCAAACATATTTATTCCAATGGCCCGCGTGTCCATGAATTCATTCGGGAGATGTATGACAAAGTCCTCAGCCATTATGATGTAATGACCCTTGGAGAAGGTCCCGGCATTTCCAAAACCCAGGGACTCCAGTACGTGGGTCACGACAGAGGGGAACTCGATATGATCTTTCATCTTGACCATATGTTCCTCGGGTTCGGTCCCGGTGGAAGATTTGACCAGGAGCCTTATGACCTGAAGGCCGTAAAAAAGGTCTTCAAAGAATGGTACGATGCCATGGGCGCTTCGGGGTGGATCAGTATATTTCTGGATAATCACGATTTTCCACGCATGGTTTCGAGGTTTGGAAACGACCAACAATACAGGGTGGAAAGCGCCAAACTATTGGCCATGCTCGTTTTAACCATGCGAGGCACCCCTTGCATATACCAGGGCAGTGAAATCGGGATGACCAATGTCCAATTCGGTTCGATTGACGATTTTCGAGATGTTGAAACACTCAACTTTCACAAGGCTCTGCTAAAAAACGGGATGCCTGAATCTGAATTCCTTCGCCTCGCCAATGCCAACGGCCGGGACAACGTGAGAACCCCCATGCAGTGGTCTGATGCAAGCCACGGAGGATTTACCACCGGCACGCCCTGGATTGACGTCAATCCTAATTACACGGAAATCAACGTTGAAAAAGAATTGCGCGACGAACATTCCATTTATTTCTTTTACCAAAAACTCCTGTCGCTACGTAAGGGCAATGAAACCCTCGTTTATGGAACTTTCGAGGATTTATCCGAAGGAGCCAATGATCTCTTCATTTACCAAAGAACAGCCAAGGAAGAGCAGTACACCATCGTGCTGAACTTTAGTGACCATGAAAATGGGGCAGCCCTTTCATCTGCCCCCGGCTCCTTGATCTTGTCCAATTACGACCCTGTCAAAACGTCTCTTCAACCATGGGAAGCCAGGTTGTATAGAAAGAAATTAAACTAA
- a CDS encoding LacI family DNA-binding transcriptional regulator codes for MKRVTIKDLAKMLNISTSTVSRALSDHPDISRATKTRVRSVAEEFNYTTNVHAQFFRKQHSGLIALILPEINMFFTPNLIKGINKTIDHSKYSLIIFLTNNSYSKEKEVIKQCLGWAVEGVLLALAKDTYNLKHLDPLTKADIKCVLLDKTLENETYPTVTIDSTEASFIATSYLINKGHRNILGVFGSPNYVISQDRIKGYEKALKANNIPVMKENIISVDKSEDLDFILPPILNHNKQITALFAMSDEILAKSMYHINSLGLSIPEEISIVSISDGVYPYLTHPLISHVKDSGSKMGRNACKLLLDWIDKPSKSDYSNLVVSTKLVELGSV; via the coding sequence ATGAAAAGAGTAACCATAAAAGATTTGGCCAAAATGTTGAATATTTCAACCTCTACGGTCTCCAGGGCACTCTCTGATCATCCTGACATCAGCCGTGCCACCAAGACCAGGGTAAGGAGTGTGGCAGAAGAGTTCAACTACACCACAAATGTTCATGCACAATTTTTCAGGAAACAACATTCAGGGTTGATCGCTCTTATTTTACCGGAGATCAATATGTTTTTTACCCCCAATCTGATTAAAGGCATCAATAAAACCATTGACCATTCTAAATATTCTCTCATTATTTTCCTGACGAATAACAGTTATTCCAAAGAAAAGGAGGTCATAAAACAATGTCTGGGCTGGGCGGTGGAAGGCGTACTCCTTGCCCTGGCCAAAGATACTTACAATCTCAAACACCTCGACCCGCTGACCAAAGCCGATATAAAATGTGTATTGCTGGATAAAACCCTGGAAAATGAAACCTATCCAACCGTAACCATCGATAGTACAGAAGCAAGCTTTATCGCTACTTCCTATTTAATTAATAAAGGTCACCGGAATATTTTGGGTGTGTTTGGCAGTCCTAATTATGTCATTTCGCAGGATAGGATTAAAGGGTATGAGAAAGCGTTGAAAGCGAATAATATACCTGTCATGAAAGAAAACATTATTTCTGTGGACAAAAGCGAGGATTTGGATTTTATTCTTCCCCCGATACTGAATCACAACAAACAAATTACAGCCCTTTTTGCGATGTCGGACGAAATACTTGCCAAAAGCATGTACCACATCAATAGCCTGGGATTGTCTATCCCTGAAGAAATATCTATTGTTTCCATAAGTGATGGCGTTTACCCTTATTTGACTCATCCTTTAATCAGCCATGTAAAAGATTCAGGGAGCAAAATGGGAAGAAATGCATGCAAACTTTTACTTGACTGGATCGACAAACCCTCCAAAAGCGATTATTCCAACCTGGTGGTTTCCACCAAATTAGTTGAATTAGGATCTGTTTAA
- a CDS encoding sodium/solute symporter (Members of the Solute:Sodium Symporter (SSS), TC 2.A.21 as described in tcdb.org, catalyze solute:Na+ symport. Known solutes for members of the family include sugars, amino acids, nucleosides, inositols, vitamins, urea or anions, depending on the system.), with the protein MNFNLTAIDSGIILFYLVAIIILGFYFGNKHEDAEDYFLAGRSLTWPIIGFSLFASNMSSNSLVGLAGAGYKDGFSVYSYEWIAVLVLIIFAVFFLPFYLKNKIFTIPEYLEKRYSYIVRAYASGIAIVLNILVDISATLYAGGLVVNLIFPQFALWEIIVGLALVAGVYTITGGLSSVMYTDAVQAVILIFGSTLITWFAFKAVGGWDAVYAVTEQEHFNIMKPANDPNMPWPSVFTGVLLLGFYFWGTNQYITQRTLASKNLRQGQWGAMFAGFLKLSILFIMIFPGAFARVLYPDMTEMDMIYPTMLFDLLPTGLLGIVLAGLIAAMMSSLDSGLNSVSTLITMDFVTRLKPNLSSKQLMNIGRIVTTLIMAIAIAWAPQIGRFEKLWDYLQNTLAWFCPPIVALFVMGLFFKKVNNTGAITSIIVGTTITAVLIGSNIANIDLHLGNFLYVAFFHFLICSAALLVASYFGQHKPDEELAQVVWTPQELKDETAQLKDLPWYKNYRVQALFLLAIVVVILLIF; encoded by the coding sequence ATGAATTTTAACCTAACCGCAATTGACTCAGGGATCATTCTTTTTTACCTGGTCGCCATTATCATCCTGGGATTCTACTTTGGCAATAAACACGAGGACGCTGAAGATTATTTTCTTGCCGGGCGAAGCCTTACCTGGCCCATCATCGGGTTCTCCCTTTTTGCGTCCAACATGTCCAGCAACAGCCTGGTAGGACTGGCAGGAGCCGGCTATAAAGACGGATTTTCCGTTTACAGTTATGAATGGATCGCAGTCCTTGTACTCATTATTTTTGCCGTTTTTTTCCTTCCATTCTACCTCAAGAATAAGATTTTTACCATTCCGGAATATCTTGAAAAGCGATACAGCTACATTGTGAGAGCCTATGCCTCAGGAATCGCCATCGTGTTAAACATCCTGGTAGATATTTCAGCCACTCTTTACGCTGGCGGGCTGGTGGTCAACCTGATATTTCCACAGTTTGCCTTGTGGGAGATCATTGTAGGACTCGCCCTCGTAGCGGGTGTTTATACCATCACAGGTGGCTTGAGTTCGGTTATGTACACGGATGCTGTTCAGGCGGTGATTCTGATTTTTGGATCCACGCTGATTACCTGGTTTGCTTTCAAGGCAGTGGGCGGCTGGGATGCGGTTTACGCGGTAACCGAACAGGAACATTTTAACATCATGAAACCTGCCAATGATCCGAATATGCCCTGGCCTTCTGTTTTTACCGGAGTGTTGCTGCTGGGTTTTTATTTCTGGGGAACCAACCAGTACATCACCCAGAGAACCCTGGCCTCTAAAAACCTCCGGCAAGGGCAGTGGGGGGCTATGTTTGCCGGTTTTTTGAAATTGAGCATTCTGTTCATCATGATCTTCCCGGGAGCCTTTGCCAGGGTATTGTACCCTGACATGACCGAAATGGATATGATCTATCCGACCATGTTGTTCGACCTTTTGCCTACTGGCTTGCTGGGCATCGTCCTGGCCGGGTTGATCGCGGCCATGATGTCAAGCCTAGACTCGGGGCTGAACTCCGTTTCCACTTTAATCACAATGGACTTTGTCACAAGACTCAAGCCGAATCTCAGTTCGAAACAACTTATGAATATCGGGCGGATCGTAACCACTCTTATTATGGCCATTGCCATCGCCTGGGCTCCCCAGATCGGAAGATTCGAAAAGTTATGGGACTATCTTCAAAATACCCTGGCGTGGTTCTGTCCGCCCATCGTTGCCTTATTTGTGATGGGGCTGTTTTTCAAAAAGGTCAACAATACAGGGGCTATAACCTCCATAATCGTAGGCACCACCATCACCGCTGTACTGATTGGTTCCAACATTGCCAATATCGATTTGCATCTGGGTAATTTCCTTTATGTGGCTTTCTTCCATTTCCTGATTTGTTCAGCCGCACTCTTGGTGGCAAGTTATTTCGGCCAACACAAGCCTGATGAAGAACTGGCACAGGTGGTATGGACACCACAGGAATTGAAAGATGAAACCGCGCAGCTCAAGGATCTGCCCTGGTACAAAAACTACAGGGTGCAGGCCTTGTTTCTTTTGGCGATAGTGGTTGTCATCCTGTTGATTTTCTGA
- a CDS encoding vanadium-dependent haloperoxidase, with product MFRNGLCFFSGLMLIFVFSCEKPSEEWKTEIDDTQFLIHSVTQLTDVLIHDIFSPPVASRVYAYPSIAAYECARYLDGNYKTLARQLNGLESLPVPDTTKEYAYQVSALYAFHLVGKKLIFSEELMTDFLATQDSVLLEIGIPDAVYNRSRAFGEAMAQAILAWADKDNYKETRSAPKYTVRKDPARWIPTPPAYIEGIEPDWRNIRPFVLDSAQQFKPPVPTEFNSQKGSRFYEETMEVYNAVAKGEPEHVEIAKFWDCNPYVVNVTGHVMLATKKITPGGHWMEIVSIANTKANANFVKASEAYALTAISLADAFISCWDEKYRSNVVRPETVINEYIDEKWKPLLQTPPFPEYTSGHSVISRSAAVCLTHIYGDDFSFHDDSEMKFGLPARDFISFFAASEEAAVSRLYGGIHYRPAIEFGIKQGEKIGLYIAETVHTH from the coding sequence ATGTTTAGAAACGGCCTTTGTTTTTTTTCAGGGTTAATGTTAATATTTGTTTTTTCCTGCGAAAAGCCTTCAGAAGAATGGAAAACGGAAATTGACGACACACAATTTTTGATCCACTCGGTCACCCAGCTTACGGATGTGTTGATACACGATATTTTTTCACCTCCGGTAGCCAGCAGGGTTTATGCTTACCCTTCCATCGCGGCTTACGAATGTGCCCGGTATCTCGACGGAAACTATAAAACCCTTGCGCGGCAACTCAATGGCCTCGAATCTTTGCCTGTTCCTGACACGACAAAAGAATATGCCTATCAGGTATCGGCCCTTTATGCTTTTCACCTGGTCGGTAAAAAACTCATATTTTCAGAAGAGTTGATGACCGATTTCCTGGCCACACAGGATTCTGTCCTCCTGGAAATAGGAATTCCCGACGCCGTTTATAATCGCTCCAGGGCATTTGGTGAAGCAATGGCTCAGGCCATCCTGGCCTGGGCGGATAAGGACAATTATAAAGAAACCCGGTCGGCTCCGAAATATACCGTCAGAAAGGATCCTGCCAGGTGGATCCCTACGCCCCCGGCTTATATAGAAGGCATTGAACCGGATTGGAGGAACATCAGACCTTTTGTACTGGATTCGGCCCAGCAATTTAAACCGCCCGTGCCAACGGAATTCAATAGCCAGAAAGGTTCCCGGTTTTATGAGGAAACTATGGAAGTATACAATGCTGTGGCCAAAGGGGAGCCTGAACACGTTGAGATCGCCAAATTCTGGGACTGCAACCCTTATGTGGTTAATGTGACGGGCCACGTCATGCTGGCCACAAAAAAGATTACGCCGGGTGGCCACTGGATGGAAATTGTTTCCATTGCCAATACAAAGGCGAATGCCAATTTTGTCAAAGCATCGGAAGCTTATGCCCTAACGGCCATTTCCCTGGCAGATGCTTTTATTTCCTGTTGGGATGAAAAGTATCGCTCCAATGTGGTGCGCCCTGAAACAGTGATCAATGAATACATAGATGAAAAATGGAAGCCATTGCTGCAGACACCTCCTTTTCCGGAATATACCAGCGGGCACTCTGTTATTTCACGATCGGCCGCCGTATGTCTTACCCATATTTATGGGGATGATTTTTCATTTCACGATGACTCGGAAATGAAATTCGGGCTGCCGGCACGTGATTTCATTTCTTTCTTCGCCGCATCCGAAGAAGCTGCCGTTTCCAGGTTGTATGGCGGTATTCACTACCGACCGGCCATCGAATTTGGGATTAAGCAGGGAGAAAAAATTGGCTTATATATTGCTGAAACCGTACATACACACTGA
- a CDS encoding T9SS type A sorting domain-containing protein produces the protein MSHFTKNLLLILFLLPPVFTLQAQSLSQTVIGSAGNHQMASSGENLHWTVGEVAVEAYENDLTLGQGFHQMYYDLFITPVWDLKPSIDLNLFPNPTAGWLILENPTATPVSVMVTNLLGQTLFSTSIDTYEADFDLAPYPNGLYLFSVLYHGRMIKSFKINKQSN, from the coding sequence ATGTCACATTTTACTAAAAACCTATTACTGATTCTTTTTTTGCTGCCCCCGGTATTTACACTACAGGCACAAAGTCTTTCTCAAACGGTCATCGGATCTGCAGGCAACCATCAAATGGCCTCCTCGGGAGAGAATCTCCACTGGACCGTTGGGGAAGTTGCGGTTGAAGCTTATGAAAATGACCTCACTCTGGGTCAGGGTTTCCATCAAATGTATTATGACCTTTTTATCACTCCTGTTTGGGATTTGAAACCTTCCATTGATCTCAATCTATTCCCAAACCCCACAGCAGGATGGTTAATACTTGAAAATCCTACGGCAACGCCGGTGAGCGTGATGGTCACCAATCTGCTTGGACAGACACTGTTTTCAACTTCCATCGATACTTATGAAGCCGACTTTGACCTGGCGCCCTACCCAAACGGGCTCTATCTATTTTCTGTACTTTACCACGGCAGGATGATCAAATCCTTCAAAATCAACAAACAAAGTAATTGA
- a CDS encoding RagB/SusD family nutrient uptake outer membrane protein, whose product MKVFKIIGTFSFFSFVLLMSSCTDLKEEIKDGVVPEAGTVDVQALLDDAYLTLQTFQTQDQIWALQQHSSDETMGPTRGTDWDDNGIWRTLHDHTWDPEHNFNRFAFNSMGRGLYLSNNILAFSPSQEQEMAARFLRAFYMYTFIDNWGQVPTRVPGEDIARTDPTVMTSAEATNYVISELESILTNLPDGVPAYQASKNAARALLAKMYLNKGVWTDDDRIDPSFAAADMNKVIEYCDQIINSGAYQLAVDYWDNFRPDNDQVSTELIFTSRNQGGIQTGNVQSRWHSSMHYNQNPSGWNGFCTIAEFYDKFQDPNDVRLSYTAPELAGISGAKMGFQVGQQYDKDGNPLQDRRNHPLIFTEDVSIFETSDFLEVTGIRPVKYVPDFDNLSLPDNDYVLLRYADVLLMKAEAIARGGSATGGQTAASIVNDIRTKRGTTANSTGSLTEIYDERGFELWWEGFRRQDQIRFGTFLDAWDEKPASEPFRVLFPIPAVELSANPNIKQNPGY is encoded by the coding sequence ATGAAAGTTTTTAAAATCATAGGTACATTTAGCTTTTTCAGCTTTGTCCTCCTGATGAGTTCCTGTACGGACTTAAAGGAGGAAATCAAAGATGGGGTTGTGCCGGAAGCCGGAACGGTTGATGTTCAGGCGCTGTTGGATGATGCCTATCTTACGCTTCAGACATTCCAGACCCAGGATCAGATATGGGCACTCCAGCAACACTCTTCTGATGAAACCATGGGCCCTACAAGGGGTACTGACTGGGATGATAACGGTATTTGGAGAACCCTCCATGATCATACATGGGATCCTGAGCACAACTTTAACAGGTTTGCTTTTAACAGCATGGGAAGAGGGTTGTACTTGTCCAATAATATATTGGCTTTCAGCCCATCCCAGGAGCAGGAAATGGCCGCAAGATTTCTGCGTGCCTTTTATATGTACACTTTTATTGATAACTGGGGACAAGTGCCTACCCGGGTACCCGGAGAAGACATTGCCAGAACGGATCCAACTGTTATGACCAGCGCTGAAGCTACCAACTATGTCATTTCCGAACTGGAGTCAATTCTTACCAACCTTCCGGATGGTGTTCCCGCTTATCAGGCCAGCAAGAATGCTGCCAGAGCACTGTTGGCTAAAATGTACCTCAATAAGGGCGTTTGGACTGACGACGACAGGATCGATCCTTCTTTCGCTGCTGCGGATATGAACAAAGTGATCGAATACTGTGACCAGATCATCAATTCTGGAGCTTATCAGTTGGCTGTTGATTATTGGGATAATTTCCGTCCAGACAATGATCAGGTTTCTACCGAGCTTATCTTTACTTCCCGTAACCAGGGGGGCATACAAACGGGTAATGTTCAGTCTAGGTGGCATTCTAGCATGCACTACAACCAAAACCCTAGTGGATGGAACGGTTTTTGTACCATTGCTGAATTCTATGACAAATTTCAAGACCCTAATGATGTGAGGCTTTCTTATACTGCTCCTGAATTGGCGGGCATTTCTGGTGCTAAAATGGGTTTCCAGGTAGGTCAGCAGTATGATAAGGACGGAAATCCTCTGCAAGACAGAAGAAACCATCCTTTGATTTTTACGGAAGATGTATCCATTTTCGAAACCAGTGATTTCCTTGAAGTGACCGGAATTCGTCCGGTAAAATATGTTCCTGACTTTGATAACCTGAGTTTGCCGGACAATGACTATGTCTTGTTGCGCTATGCAGATGTACTACTGATGAAAGCTGAAGCTATCGCCAGAGGTGGTTCGGCTACTGGTGGACAAACTGCTGCAAGCATTGTCAATGATATCAGGACAAAACGTGGAACTACTGCAAATTCTACCGGAAGCCTGACAGAAATCTATGATGAAAGAGGATTCGAATTGTGGTGGGAAGGTTTCAGAAGACAGGACCAGATTCGTTTTGGTACTTTCCTCGACGCCTGGGATGAAAAACCTGCCTCAGAGCCGTTTCGGGTTTTGTTCCCGATTCCTGCTGTGGAACTGTCCGCAAATCCGAATATCAAGCAGAATCCTGGATATTAA